The following coding sequences are from one Achromobacter sp. B7 window:
- a CDS encoding glutathione peroxidase, whose protein sequence is MLQNREGQRVPNVTFPVREDNTWKKVTTDDLFKNKTVVVFSLPGAFTPTCSSTHLPRYNELAPAFFNAGVDSIVCVSVNDTFVMNEWAKDQESANITLLPDGNGAFTEGMGMLVDKSDLGFGKRSWRYSMLVKDGVVQKMFIEPEKEGDPFEVSDADTMLAHVAPTAKKPDQVVVFSKPGCPFCVEAKALLDEKGYAPIEIPLENKVRGRVIGAVSGKGTAPQVFINGTLIGGLEDLKAHFA, encoded by the coding sequence ATGCTGCAAAACCGCGAAGGCCAACGTGTCCCGAACGTAACGTTCCCCGTCCGCGAGGACAACACGTGGAAGAAGGTCACGACCGACGATCTGTTCAAGAACAAGACGGTTGTCGTCTTCTCGCTTCCCGGCGCTTTCACGCCGACCTGCTCGTCCACCCACTTGCCGCGCTACAACGAACTGGCCCCCGCGTTCTTCAACGCCGGCGTCGACAGCATTGTGTGCGTGTCGGTCAACGACACCTTCGTGATGAACGAATGGGCCAAGGACCAGGAATCGGCCAACATCACCTTGCTGCCTGACGGCAACGGCGCTTTCACCGAAGGCATGGGCATGCTGGTCGACAAGAGCGACCTGGGCTTCGGCAAGCGCAGCTGGCGCTATTCGATGCTGGTCAAGGACGGCGTCGTGCAAAAGATGTTCATCGAACCGGAAAAGGAAGGCGACCCGTTTGAAGTGTCGGACGCCGACACCATGCTGGCGCACGTTGCTCCGACGGCCAAGAAGCCTGACCAGGTGGTCGTGTTCTCCAAGCCGGGCTGCCCGTTCTGCGTGGAAGCCAAGGCACTGCTGGACGAAAAGGGCTACGCCCCGATCGAAATCCCGCTGGAAAACAAGGTGCGCGGTCGTGTGATCGGCGCCGTGTCGGGCAAGGGCACCGCGCCCCAGGTGTTCATCAACGGCACGCTGATCGGCGGCCTGGAAGACCTGAAGGCGCACTTCGCCTAA
- a CDS encoding SurA N-terminal domain-containing protein has protein sequence MFEFIRSHRRWMQLILLLLIVPSFFLVGIQGYDSFMRKEPELATVAGQPISRAEFDQAHRNQLEQMRQRQGARFDPAVSDTPALREGLLNQLINQRLLANVAVDNRFNVSDETLRNTIAAIPEVQDNGRFSPERYRQVLAAQGMSPTSFEAGLRRDLAVGRVLDPVGQSARAPAEVVASLESALTQQRTVQLRRFAAEDYRSQVTVTPADIQAWYDANKQQLQIPEQVQVQYLVLDEAAATQGIQVKDEDLTAYYEQNKNRFGQPERRRASHIMIELAPGASEDARKAARAKAEDLAKQAAADPAKFAELATKNSQDAGSAAKGGDLGWLAPGMLSGPLEKAIFSQTKDQVSGVVESPAGLHIVKVTEIQPAAIKPLAEVKDQITGEVRKQLAAVHFSEMASQLNKQVYDQRDSLQPAADAVGLKLRTASGVTREGLLPADKAGPGSAADSPDAELLDNPRVRQALFSAEVLREKQNSGVIELSPAVMMAVRVANIEPAHVPVLDKVSDSIRARLLQERSAEAAKKAGEAALAADKANPAAAPEGFSPAVTISRQDPKDLPQPVVDAAMRLPSTPLPGYTGVQSGADYTLVRLEKVEAGSVDATAKDRLAQQLSGGLGQAEIEALLKMLREQYKVQVLPSAADVIRGDQPQAAG, from the coding sequence ATGTTCGAATTTATTCGCAGCCATCGGCGCTGGATGCAGCTCATCCTGCTGCTTCTGATTGTGCCGTCCTTCTTCCTGGTCGGAATTCAAGGCTATGACAGCTTCATGCGCAAAGAGCCGGAGCTGGCCACGGTCGCTGGCCAGCCGATTTCTCGCGCCGAGTTTGATCAGGCGCACCGCAACCAGCTTGAGCAGATGCGTCAGCGTCAGGGCGCCCGCTTTGACCCGGCCGTCTCCGACACGCCCGCCTTGCGCGAAGGCCTGCTGAACCAGCTGATCAATCAGCGTTTGCTGGCCAACGTTGCCGTGGACAACCGCTTTAACGTGTCGGACGAAACGCTGCGCAACACCATCGCCGCGATTCCCGAAGTCCAGGACAACGGCCGCTTCTCGCCCGAGCGTTATCGCCAGGTGCTGGCCGCGCAGGGCATGTCGCCGACCTCGTTCGAAGCCGGTCTGCGCCGCGATCTGGCCGTGGGCCGCGTGCTGGACCCGGTGGGCCAATCGGCCCGCGCACCCGCCGAAGTGGTCGCCTCGCTGGAATCGGCGTTGACGCAACAGCGCACCGTGCAATTGCGCCGCTTCGCCGCCGAAGACTATCGCTCGCAAGTGACCGTGACGCCGGCCGATATCCAGGCCTGGTACGACGCCAACAAGCAGCAGCTGCAAATTCCCGAACAGGTCCAGGTGCAATATCTGGTGCTGGACGAAGCCGCCGCCACGCAGGGCATCCAGGTCAAGGACGAAGACCTGACGGCCTATTACGAGCAAAACAAGAACCGCTTCGGCCAGCCGGAACGCCGTCGCGCCAGCCACATCATGATCGAGCTGGCTCCTGGCGCCTCGGAAGATGCTCGCAAGGCTGCGCGCGCCAAGGCCGAAGATCTGGCCAAGCAAGCCGCCGCCGATCCGGCCAAGTTCGCCGAACTGGCCACCAAGAATTCGCAGGATGCGGGCTCTGCCGCCAAGGGCGGCGACCTGGGCTGGTTGGCGCCGGGCATGTTGTCCGGCCCGCTGGAAAAGGCCATTTTCAGCCAAACCAAGGACCAGGTGTCCGGCGTGGTTGAAAGCCCGGCCGGCCTGCACATCGTCAAGGTCACCGAGATCCAGCCCGCCGCCATCAAGCCGCTGGCCGAGGTCAAGGACCAGATCACCGGCGAAGTGCGCAAGCAACTGGCCGCCGTGCACTTTTCGGAAATGGCCAGCCAGCTGAACAAGCAGGTCTACGACCAGCGCGACAGCCTGCAACCGGCCGCCGACGCGGTGGGCCTGAAGCTGCGCACCGCCTCGGGCGTCACCCGCGAAGGCCTGCTGCCCGCCGACAAGGCCGGCCCCGGCTCCGCCGCGGACAGCCCGGATGCCGAGCTGCTGGACAACCCGCGCGTTCGCCAAGCGCTGTTCTCGGCCGAAGTGCTGCGTGAAAAGCAGAACTCGGGTGTGATCGAACTGTCGCCCGCCGTCATGATGGCGGTGCGCGTGGCCAACATCGAACCGGCCCACGTGCCTGTGTTGGACAAGGTCAGCGATTCCATCCGCGCCCGCCTGCTGCAAGAGCGTTCGGCCGAAGCCGCCAAGAAAGCCGGCGAAGCCGCGCTGGCGGCCGACAAGGCCAACCCGGCCGCCGCGCCGGAAGGCTTCTCGCCCGCCGTGACAATTTCGCGCCAGGACCCCAAGGACTTGCCGCAGCCGGTGGTGGATGCCGCGATGCGTCTGCCGTCCACGCCGCTGCCGGGTTACACCGGTGTGCAATCGGGCGCCGACTACACGCTGGTTCGCCTGGAAAAGGTTGAAGCCGGTTCGGTCGACGCTACCGCCAAGGACCGTCTGGCGCAGCAGTTGTCGGGCGGCCTGGGTCAGGCTGAAATCGAAGCGCTGCTCAAGATGCTGCGCGAACAGTACAAGGTGCAGGTGCTGCCCAGCGCCGCCGACGTCATTCGCGGCGATCAGCCGCAGGCAGCGGGCTGA
- a CDS encoding 23S rRNA (adenine(2030)-N(6))-methyltransferase RlmJ, with amino-acid sequence MFSYRHAFHAGNHADVLKHAILVHTLDYFNKKDAPYWVVDTHAGAGLYNLESDWANKTSEFEEGIGRLWEAKDLPPLLADYVARIRDYNTNGRLKRYPGSPWLALDVMRPSDRLRLFEMHPTEIDTLVVNLEHQGRTAQRQTTIYGDDGFEGVKALLPPPTRRGMVLIDPSYEDKHDYRRTLITVKECIKRFATGTIAVWYPLVQRREASEMARHFENLKVKSWLHATLTVKKATIDGYGLHGSGMFLINPPWTLHEGLKQAMPYLARELGQDERAGFTLQYRENPFPVPKKQSDD; translated from the coding sequence GTGTTCAGTTATCGCCACGCCTTTCACGCCGGCAACCACGCCGACGTGCTCAAGCACGCCATCCTGGTCCACACCCTGGACTACTTCAACAAAAAAGACGCGCCCTACTGGGTCGTGGACACCCACGCCGGCGCCGGCCTGTACAACCTGGAAAGCGACTGGGCAAACAAGACCTCGGAATTCGAGGAAGGCATTGGCCGCCTGTGGGAAGCCAAGGACCTGCCGCCGCTGCTGGCCGACTACGTCGCCCGCATTCGCGACTACAACACCAATGGCCGCTTGAAGCGCTATCCCGGCTCGCCGTGGCTGGCGCTGGATGTGATGCGCCCGTCCGACCGCCTGCGCCTGTTTGAAATGCACCCGACCGAAATCGACACGCTGGTCGTCAACCTGGAACACCAGGGCCGCACGGCGCAACGCCAGACCACGATTTATGGCGATGACGGCTTCGAAGGCGTGAAGGCCTTGCTGCCCCCGCCCACGCGGCGCGGCATGGTGCTGATCGACCCGTCGTACGAAGACAAGCACGACTATCGCCGCACCCTGATCACCGTGAAGGAATGCATCAAGCGCTTCGCCACCGGCACCATCGCTGTCTGGTACCCGCTGGTGCAGCGTCGCGAAGCCAGCGAAATGGCGCGTCACTTTGAAAACTTGAAGGTCAAGAGCTGGCTGCATGCCACGCTGACCGTCAAGAAAGCCACCATCGACGGCTATGGCCTGCATGGCAGCGGCATGTTCCTGATCAACCCGCCGTGGACGCTGCACGAAGGCCTGAAGCAAGCCATGCCCTACCTTGCCCGCGAACTGGGCCAGGACGAACGCGCGGGCTTCACCTTGCAGTACCGCGAAAACCCGTTCCCAGTGCCGAAGAAGCAATCGGACGACTAA
- a CDS encoding arylesterase: protein MRLFSLLRLTSALSLAVMALPAHAQTAVPAQGSAPRTVLVVGDSLAAEYGIKRGTGWVPLLGARVSEQYPKYQVVNASISGDTTSGGVARLPALLRQHAPAVVVLELGSNDALRGLSLTMTEQNLRTMAQAAKQAEAKVVIVGMQIPPNYGRDYSQRFAQLFSTVAKNENARLVPFLMEGMATNRAMFQADGIHPNEDAQAQLLDNVWPTLQPLLN from the coding sequence ATGCGCCTATTTTCCCTTCTGCGTCTTACGTCCGCCCTGAGTCTCGCCGTCATGGCGCTTCCCGCCCACGCTCAGACCGCCGTGCCAGCCCAGGGTTCCGCGCCTCGCACGGTACTGGTGGTGGGCGACAGCCTGGCCGCCGAATACGGTATCAAGCGCGGCACGGGCTGGGTGCCGCTGCTGGGGGCGCGGGTTTCCGAACAATACCCTAAGTACCAGGTCGTCAATGCCAGCATCAGCGGCGACACCACCAGCGGTGGCGTGGCGCGCTTGCCGGCACTGCTGCGCCAGCATGCGCCGGCCGTCGTGGTGCTGGAACTGGGGTCGAACGATGCGCTGCGTGGTTTGTCGCTGACGATGACTGAACAAAACCTGCGCACCATGGCGCAGGCTGCCAAGCAAGCCGAGGCCAAGGTCGTGATCGTGGGCATGCAGATCCCGCCCAACTACGGCCGGGACTACTCGCAACGCTTTGCGCAGTTGTTTTCCACGGTTGCCAAAAATGAAAACGCCCGGCTGGTGCCATTCCTGATGGAGGGAATGGCAACAAACCGGGCGATGTTCCAGGCTGACGGCATCCACCCTAACGAGGATGCACAGGCCCAATTGCTGGACAACGTGTGGCCGACGTTACAGCCACTCTTGAACTAA
- a CDS encoding heavy metal translocating P-type ATPase produces the protein MSVASPSSTQLELAIEGMTCASCVKRVEKALTQVPGVAQAQVNLATERALVSFDANAAQPQALVDAVVKMGYEARPIAAQDDHAERQSQARDAEAQRLQRAFTVALVLTLPVFLLEMGSHLIPAMHHWVLGTIGQQNSWLLQFALTTAVLVWPGRHFFTKGFTALWRRAPEMNSLVALGAGAAWGYSVVATFAPGWLPEAARNVYFEAAAVIVTLILLGRMLEARAKGKTGAAIKRLIGLQPRTARVMRDGQAFDVEIEKVKTGDVVIVRPGEKIPLDGDIIEGNSYVDESMLTGEPVPVEKQPGMQATGGTLNTSGSFTLRVTHTGADTMLARIIRMVEAAQGARLPIQALVDQVTAWFVPAVMAAALLTFLTWFFLGPTPALSHALVNAVAVLIIACPCAMGLATPTSIMVGTGRAADMGVLFRQGDALQTLRDVNVVAFDKTGTLTLGKPTMTELTPAAGYAEHDVLQWVASVQARSEHPIALAIVAAAKDRNMALLPADGFAAITGAGVEAAVAGHKILAGAARLMAERGVDVSVFGAQAADWGNEGKTPIYVAVDGKAAAMMAVTDPIKPSAVSAIAALHAQGLKTAMITGDNRYTAAAVARQLGIDEVRAEVLPDGKVQAIETLRKGGRKVAFVGDGINDAPALAAADTGIAIGTGTDVAIEAASVVLMADDLHGVPNAIALSRATLANIRQNLFWAFAYNAALIPLAAGALYPAFGLSLSPIFAAGAMALSSVFVLGNALRLKAFRPRTAHV, from the coding sequence ATGAGCGTTGCCAGCCCCTCCTCCACTCAGTTGGAACTTGCCATTGAAGGCATGACCTGCGCGTCGTGCGTCAAACGCGTGGAAAAGGCCCTGACCCAGGTGCCCGGCGTGGCCCAGGCGCAGGTCAACCTCGCCACCGAGCGCGCGCTGGTGTCGTTTGATGCCAATGCCGCGCAGCCGCAGGCGCTGGTGGATGCCGTTGTGAAGATGGGCTACGAAGCCCGGCCCATCGCCGCCCAGGACGACCATGCCGAACGCCAATCGCAAGCGCGCGATGCCGAAGCCCAGCGTCTGCAACGGGCATTCACCGTGGCGCTGGTGCTGACGTTGCCCGTCTTCCTGCTGGAAATGGGATCGCACCTGATTCCCGCCATGCACCATTGGGTGCTGGGCACGATCGGCCAGCAAAATAGCTGGCTGTTGCAGTTTGCGTTGACGACCGCCGTGCTGGTCTGGCCCGGCCGTCACTTCTTCACCAAGGGCTTTACGGCGCTGTGGCGGCGGGCGCCCGAGATGAATTCGCTGGTGGCGCTGGGCGCCGGCGCCGCGTGGGGCTATTCCGTGGTGGCAACGTTCGCGCCCGGCTGGCTGCCCGAGGCGGCACGCAACGTCTATTTCGAAGCGGCGGCAGTCATCGTCACGCTGATTCTGCTGGGCCGCATGCTGGAAGCGCGCGCCAAGGGCAAGACCGGCGCGGCCATCAAGCGCTTGATCGGCTTGCAGCCGCGCACGGCGCGGGTCATGCGTGACGGGCAGGCCTTTGATGTCGAGATCGAAAAGGTCAAGACGGGCGACGTCGTCATAGTGCGCCCCGGCGAAAAGATCCCGCTGGACGGCGACATCATCGAAGGCAATTCGTATGTGGATGAATCGATGCTGACGGGTGAGCCCGTCCCGGTCGAAAAGCAGCCAGGCATGCAAGCCACCGGCGGCACGTTGAACACGTCGGGCAGCTTCACGCTGCGCGTGACGCATACCGGCGCCGACACGATGCTGGCCCGCATCATCCGCATGGTTGAAGCCGCCCAGGGCGCGCGTCTGCCCATCCAGGCGTTGGTCGATCAGGTCACCGCTTGGTTCGTGCCGGCCGTGATGGCGGCCGCCCTGCTCACCTTCCTGACCTGGTTCTTCCTTGGCCCCACGCCCGCGTTGTCGCACGCGCTGGTCAATGCGGTGGCGGTGCTGATCATCGCCTGCCCCTGCGCGATGGGGCTGGCCACGCCCACGTCCATCATGGTGGGCACCGGGCGCGCGGCCGACATGGGCGTGCTGTTCCGCCAGGGCGACGCCTTGCAGACCCTGCGCGACGTCAACGTGGTGGCGTTTGACAAGACCGGCACGCTGACGCTGGGCAAGCCGACGATGACCGAATTGACGCCGGCCGCCGGATACGCCGAACACGACGTCCTGCAATGGGTGGCGTCGGTGCAGGCGCGTTCCGAGCATCCCATCGCGCTGGCCATTGTGGCGGCCGCCAAGGATCGCAACATGGCGCTGCTGCCCGCCGATGGCTTTGCCGCCATTACCGGCGCAGGCGTGGAAGCTGCCGTGGCGGGCCACAAGATTTTGGCGGGCGCGGCGCGGCTGATGGCCGAACGCGGCGTGGATGTCAGCGTATTTGGCGCGCAGGCCGCCGATTGGGGTAACGAAGGCAAGACCCCGATCTACGTGGCGGTCGACGGCAAGGCCGCAGCCATGATGGCCGTGACCGACCCGATCAAGCCGTCCGCCGTGTCAGCCATTGCCGCGCTGCATGCGCAGGGCTTGAAGACCGCGATGATCACCGGCGACAACCGCTACACCGCGGCCGCCGTTGCGCGTCAACTGGGCATTGATGAGGTGCGCGCCGAAGTGCTGCCGGACGGCAAGGTGCAGGCGATTGAAACGCTGCGCAAAGGCGGCCGCAAGGTCGCCTTCGTGGGCGACGGCATCAACGACGCACCGGCCCTTGCCGCCGCCGATACCGGCATTGCCATCGGCACGGGCACGGACGTGGCCATCGAGGCGGCCTCGGTCGTGTTGATGGCCGACGACCTGCACGGCGTGCCCAACGCCATCGCGCTCAGCCGCGCCACGCTGGCCAATATCCGGCAGAACCTGTTCTGGGCGTTTGCGTACAACGCCGCGCTGATCCCGCTGGCTGCCGGCGCCTTGTACCCCGCCTTCGGCCTGTCGCTGTCGCCCATCTTTGCCGCCGGTGCCATGGCCCTGTCCAGCGTCTTCGTGCTGGGCAACGCGTTGCGCTTGAAAGCGTTCCGGCCGCGCACCGCTCACGTTTGA
- a CDS encoding dihydrolipoyl dehydrogenase — MKTLHTDIAIIGAGTAGLAAYRAAKAAGKRALLIEGGPYGTTCARVGCMPSKLLIAAAEAAHNAAHTDAFGVHVGGEITVDGAEVMDRVKRERGRFVGFVLDGVENIPAEDKLRGYARFVSDTVLRIDDHTEVHASRVVIATGSRPSVPPPFRALGDRLVVNDDVFAWDDLPRRVAVFGPGVIGLELGQALARLGVDVRVFGVSGSLGGISDPQVRQSARKIFQREFYLDPDARVLETTRVGDEVEVRYVTLDNAERIERFDYALVATGRRANVDGLGLENTSLELNVHGVPVFNRETMQAGDSAIFIAGDANADAPLLHEAADEGRIAGENAARFPDLQNGLRRAPLAVVFSDPQIALAGQGYGRLIPGTFVVGEVDFSDQGRSRVMLKNRGLLHVYADIATGRFLGAEMVGPSAEHIGHLLAWAVQQELTVARMLEMPFYHPVIEEGLRTALRDAAAKLAAARESVCSETQEQETV; from the coding sequence ATGAAAACTCTGCATACCGATATCGCCATCATTGGGGCCGGCACGGCTGGTCTGGCCGCTTATCGCGCCGCAAAGGCGGCGGGCAAGCGCGCCCTGCTGATCGAAGGCGGCCCCTACGGCACGACTTGCGCCCGCGTGGGCTGCATGCCTTCCAAGCTGTTGATCGCCGCCGCCGAAGCGGCGCACAACGCCGCGCACACCGACGCCTTTGGCGTGCACGTGGGCGGTGAAATCACGGTGGACGGCGCGGAAGTCATGGATCGCGTCAAACGCGAACGGGGCCGCTTCGTGGGCTTTGTGCTGGATGGCGTCGAGAACATTCCTGCAGAGGACAAGCTGCGTGGCTATGCCCGCTTTGTCTCGGATACCGTGCTGCGGATCGACGATCACACCGAGGTACATGCATCCCGCGTGGTGATCGCCACGGGTTCGCGGCCGTCGGTTCCGCCGCCTTTCCGCGCGCTGGGCGACCGCCTGGTGGTGAACGACGACGTCTTTGCGTGGGACGACCTGCCGCGCCGCGTGGCGGTGTTCGGCCCCGGCGTGATCGGGCTGGAACTGGGCCAGGCGCTGGCGCGGCTGGGTGTCGATGTACGCGTGTTCGGCGTCAGCGGCAGCCTGGGTGGCATCAGCGATCCGCAGGTCCGCCAAAGCGCCCGCAAGATCTTCCAACGCGAGTTCTATCTGGACCCGGATGCCCGGGTGCTGGAGACCACGCGGGTGGGCGACGAAGTGGAAGTGCGCTACGTCACGCTGGATAACGCCGAACGCATCGAACGCTTTGACTACGCGCTGGTCGCCACCGGCCGCCGCGCCAACGTGGACGGTCTGGGCCTGGAGAACACGTCGTTGGAACTGAACGTGCACGGCGTGCCGGTGTTCAACCGCGAAACGATGCAGGCCGGTGATTCCGCCATCTTCATCGCGGGTGACGCCAACGCCGACGCGCCGTTGCTGCACGAAGCCGCGGACGAAGGCCGCATCGCCGGCGAAAACGCCGCGCGCTTCCCCGATCTGCAAAACGGGCTGCGCCGCGCGCCGCTGGCGGTGGTGTTCTCGGACCCGCAGATTGCGTTGGCGGGGCAGGGTTATGGCCGTCTTATCCCCGGCACGTTCGTGGTCGGCGAGGTGGACTTCAGCGACCAGGGCCGTTCACGCGTCATGCTCAAGAACAGGGGCCTGCTGCACGTGTACGCCGACATTGCCACGGGCCGTTTCCTGGGCGCTGAAATGGTCGGCCCCAGCGCCGAGCACATTGGCCACCTGCTGGCCTGGGCGGTGCAGCAGGAACTGACGGTGGCGCGCATGCTGGAAATGCCGTTCTACCACCCCGTCATTGAAGAGGGCCTGCGCACTGCGCTGCGCGACGCGGCCGCCAAGCTGGCTGCCGCCCGTGAGTCCGTGTGCAGCGAAACGCAGGAACAAGAAACGGTTTAA
- a CDS encoding heavy-metal-associated domain-containing protein, which translates to MSIEFQVPDMTCGHCVKTITGAVTQAAPGATVTVDLPTHRVTVSGTDQADKVEAAIRDAGYEPARV; encoded by the coding sequence ATGAGCATCGAATTCCAAGTCCCGGATATGACCTGCGGCCACTGCGTCAAGACGATCACCGGCGCGGTGACGCAAGCGGCACCTGGGGCCACCGTTACCGTCGACCTGCCGACGCACCGCGTCACGGTGTCCGGCACGGACCAGGCCGACAAGGTAGAAGCCGCCATCCGCGACGCCGGCTACGAGCCTGCCCGGGTCTAA
- a CDS encoding M20/M25/M40 family metallo-hydrolase gives MPLTSFRQHVLPACLALAFLGGAHGALAAPVAAVHDAAKAQQQAMLDTMRDLVNIESGSKDVEGVERIAELIRDRLKALGGTVEIIPATDVFRLDDTPEKVGPMVHAEFKGSGTKKIMLIAHMDTVYRNGMLKDQPFRVDGDKAYGLGIADDKHGVATIIHTLTMLQKLGFKDFGTLTVLINGDEEISSPGARSTITRLGADQDAVFSFEGGGTEPRLTLATSGIGAAYLTVQGKTSHAGARPEGGVNALYELAHQLLQLDKLSKPEEGLKLNWTVAQAGTNRNVIPGQATAQADARALRVSDFDALAKTLEERVQKKLLPESKVSVKFEVRRPPLEATDASRALAQHGVKVYQELDLPLKVVDRASGGGTDAAFAALKARGPVVEGMGLSGFGAHSNDAEYIQINSIVPRLYLASRMIMDVSQGKVAPK, from the coding sequence ATGCCGCTTACCTCTTTCCGCCAGCACGTCCTGCCCGCCTGCCTGGCTCTCGCCTTCCTGGGCGGGGCGCACGGGGCGCTGGCCGCGCCGGTGGCCGCCGTGCACGACGCTGCCAAAGCCCAGCAACAAGCCATGCTGGACACCATGCGCGACCTGGTCAACATTGAATCGGGCAGCAAGGACGTGGAAGGCGTCGAACGCATCGCCGAATTGATCCGCGACCGCCTGAAGGCGCTGGGCGGCACGGTAGAGATCATTCCCGCCACCGATGTGTTCCGCCTGGACGACACGCCGGAAAAGGTCGGCCCGATGGTGCATGCCGAGTTCAAGGGCAGCGGCACCAAGAAGATCATGCTGATCGCCCACATGGACACCGTCTACCGCAACGGCATGCTGAAAGACCAGCCGTTCCGCGTTGACGGCGACAAGGCCTACGGGCTGGGCATTGCCGACGACAAGCACGGCGTGGCGACGATCATCCACACGCTGACGATGCTGCAAAAGCTGGGATTTAAAGATTTCGGCACGCTGACCGTGCTGATCAACGGCGACGAAGAGATCAGCTCGCCTGGCGCGCGCAGCACCATCACGCGGCTGGGTGCGGACCAGGACGCGGTGTTTTCGTTTGAAGGCGGCGGCACCGAGCCCCGCCTGACCCTGGCCACCAGTGGTATCGGCGCGGCATACCTGACGGTGCAAGGCAAGACCTCGCACGCGGGCGCGCGGCCCGAGGGCGGCGTCAACGCGCTCTATGAATTGGCGCACCAACTGCTGCAACTGGACAAGCTGTCCAAACCCGAAGAAGGCTTGAAGCTGAATTGGACGGTGGCGCAGGCCGGCACCAATCGCAATGTGATCCCGGGCCAGGCCACCGCGCAGGCCGATGCGCGCGCCTTGCGCGTGTCCGACTTTGACGCCCTGGCGAAAACGCTGGAAGAACGCGTACAGAAAAAACTGCTGCCCGAATCGAAGGTCAGCGTGAAGTTCGAAGTACGCCGCCCGCCGCTGGAAGCCACCGACGCATCGCGCGCTTTGGCTCAGCATGGCGTCAAGGTCTACCAGGAACTGGACCTGCCGTTGAAGGTGGTGGACCGGGCCAGCGGCGGCGGCACGGACGCGGCGTTCGCGGCGTTGAAGGCGCGCGGCCCGGTCGTTGAAGGCATGGGCTTGAGCGGCTTCGGTGCGCATTCGAATGACGCGGAATACATTCAGATCAACAGCATCGTGCCGCGCCTGTACCTGGCCAGCCGGATGATCATGGATGTGTCCCAGGGCAAAGTGGCGCCCAAGTAA
- the ugpQ gene encoding glycerophosphodiester phosphodiesterase, whose amino-acid sequence MTANLPSWPYSRYIAHRGGGRLAPENTLAAMRVGAEHGFTMFEYDVKLSRDNVLVLMHDDDVDRTSNGTGPAAAKTYSELAQLDFGSWHSAAYAGEPLPTFAAVARYTVANGIASNVEIKPCPGREAETGAAVALACKQLWQGASVPPLLSSFAEEALQAALEAAPELPRALLVEKVPADWRERLAKYKCVALNINQKDATRELIDAVHAAGYRIAAWTVNDPERARSLLDWGIDGIFTDELAAIRPAN is encoded by the coding sequence ATGACCGCAAATCTACCCTCCTGGCCCTATTCCCGTTACATCGCGCATCGCGGCGGCGGTCGTCTGGCGCCGGAGAACACCTTGGCCGCCATGCGCGTGGGCGCCGAGCACGGTTTCACGATGTTCGAATACGACGTCAAACTGAGCCGCGACAACGTGCTGGTGCTGATGCACGACGACGACGTCGACCGCACCTCGAACGGCACCGGCCCGGCCGCCGCCAAGACCTACAGCGAACTGGCGCAACTGGATTTCGGCAGCTGGCACTCGGCCGCTTACGCGGGCGAGCCCCTGCCCACCTTCGCCGCCGTGGCCCGCTACACCGTGGCCAACGGCATTGCCAGCAACGTTGAAATCAAACCGTGCCCGGGCCGCGAAGCCGAAACCGGCGCCGCCGTGGCACTGGCCTGCAAGCAGCTGTGGCAAGGCGCAAGCGTGCCCCCGCTGCTGTCTTCGTTCGCTGAAGAAGCACTGCAAGCGGCGCTGGAAGCCGCCCCCGAACTGCCGCGCGCCCTGCTGGTGGAAAAGGTGCCCGCCGACTGGCGCGAACGCCTTGCCAAATACAAGTGCGTTGCGCTGAACATCAACCAAAAAGACGCAACCCGCGAATTGATCGACGCCGTGCACGCCGCCGGCTATCGAATCGCGGCCTGGACCGTCAATGACCCCGAACGCGCCCGCTCGCTGCTGGACTGGGGCATCGACGGCATTTTCACCGACGAGCTGGCCGCGATCCGGCCGGCCAACTGA